The window GGACGGTGAGCCCCCCCATCGCGACGAGCCCCTCGATGGCGTCGCTCGCGTCGTGGTACTGGACGACCCACCGGTCCTCCGTCTCGAACCAGGGGAACGTCGCCCGGTTCGTCCCGTCCGGCGGCGGTCCGTCGAGCCCGCCGTCGGCCGCGGCCGGGTCGTCCGCGCCGCCGGTATCGCTCGGACCCCCGCCGCTCGCGTCGGGGCGGGCGGCTCGGTTCATGAAGCGGTGGAAAAAGGCCATGGCCCCCAACAGCCCCAGCAGGGCGACCCAGACGATCACCCCGACCTGACTCGGTGAGAGCTTGTTCGGCGCGTCGACGAACCCCTCCAGCGGCTGCATCTCGCTCACGCTCTGGTCGATCCTGACCTCCTCCGAGGGCGGCTCGCCGTGGAGGCCGACGTACCACGTCGGCAGCAGCACGGCGAGCACGATGAGGAGGATCGCGATCGTTCGTCTGTCCATAGGTGTGTGTAGTGTCTTGTGTCGTTGAGCCGGCTCGGCGGTACGCACGCGGCCCCGCGGCGCCGGCCCGCCGTCCGCCGCGGCGATCGCTCGTGGGCTCTCGATGCCTCGCGGGCGTCCGGTGGACGGTTAATTACGGTACACAGAGACGTGACATACTGTATCCTAGGATCGGAAACGAACAACTAGCTACTCCCGAACTATTCGGCGATTTAAATACCCTCGCCGAACAGCTGGGACAGCACGGTGGCCGTCACGAGCCGGAGGTGTTCCGAGACGGTCGATTTGGCTACCCCGAGCTCGGCGGCGATCTCGTCGGCCGTGGCGCCGTCCGGACCGAAGTACCCCTCCTCGACCGCGACGGCGGCGACGGTCGCCTGTCGCTCCGTCACGTCGGAGAGGTCGACCGGGACCACGTCCGGCCGACCGTCGTTCGTGTCCCGATCCACGAGGATCCGGCGGACCTCCGCGCCGCCGAACGCGTCGACGATCGCCTGCAGCTCCCCGTACCCGGTCAACACGAAGGTGGCGAGCAGCTCCCCCTCGTCGATCAGCGTCTCGCGCGGCGACACCGGGAAGCCGGAGAACGCCGACGGGAGCCCGGCACAGGCGCAGGCGGTGCAGCCGCCGTCCGAGGGTGTCGACGTCGCGTCGGGGTCGGAGGGGTCGTGGTCCCCGCGCTCGCCGTCACCCTCGTCGCCGCCGTCGCGGGGTTCGCGATCGGCGCCCCCGCGCCCGAGTTCGTACCGGCCGTGAGCCCGCCCGGCGAACTCCAGCAGGTCCAGCTCACTCGGCGCGTCGGCGGGGCTGTCGTCCGCGACGAAGTCGACGCGCGCGTCGTCTGGGTCGACCCGGACCGCCCGCAGGGTCGTCCGCTCGGACAGCGCCGTTACGGGACAGCGATCGCAGGTTGCGGCCGCCACTTGGACCTGGATCGTGTCGGTCACGGTGGTCGCGCCTACGACGAGGGGTCTCAAAAAGGTTGGAGTCCGTTCACAGACTCGGAACGCGTCGGATATCGCCCGCAGACGGAATATCGGACCCCCCGCGGAACCCGACGTGTGAGCCGAGCGCGTTATCAACGTGTGACCCGAGCGCGTTATCAACGTGTGACCCGAGCGCGCCGTCCGAGACCACGTCCGCGCTCGCTCCGCTTCCGGGGCTCGTCGCGCACCGCGAACGAGGGAACGCTTAAAAGCGTCCGGCCGGAACGAGGGGGTATGCCAACCTTCGAACTGAACCTCTCGGACGACGTCTACGCGGAGTTCCAGCAGCTCGCCGAACAGGAGTTCGTCTCCGAGGAGCAGGCCGCGGAGGACCTCATCGCCTCCGGGATCGAGGCGTACAACGTCTCCGTCGTCGACGAGGAGCCGCGCGACGAGATGCTCGACGGCGCGGAGAACAACATGTTCGACACCGCCGAGGACCCCGGGAGCTTAGAGGACGACCGGCTGTAGGCAGATTCGACTGCCCGACCGACGGCCGATCGGTCAGTAACCGAGCCGCAACAGTCGATTCGCGAGCAGCGCGGCCAGCCCGAGCGCCATCACGCCCGCGAGTAGCCCGAACGCGGCCTCCCACCCCGCGACGTCTGAGATCGTTCCGACGACGACGCTTCCCGACGCCCCGATCACCATGTACGCGGTCCGGACGAGGCCGAACCCGGCGCCACGCTCCTCGTCGGACAGCAGGTCCATGAACCGGGACTGGACGGGCGCCCCCCACGACATCGCGACGCCGACGAAGCCGACGGCCGCGACCGTCGGGCCGAGGCCGAGGTCGAACCGCGCCGTCGCGACCAGGAGCCCGTAGCCGACGATGCCGGCGCTCATCGTCCCCATCGCGGTCGCGTCGCGGCCGAACCGGTCGGAGAGCGAGCCCGTGACCGGCTGCGTGCTGCCGTGGACGAGGAAGTACAGCGAGAACAGCAGCGCCGACAGCGCCGTCGAGAGCCCGCCGCCGACCTCCAGGAACGTCGGGAGGAAGGAGGCGGTCGCCTGCCACGTGAACGCCCCCATCGTCGCCAGCGCGGTCGTGTAGAGGATCGACGGCCGCGAGAGCAGTTCGACCAGGGGCGCGAGCGCGAACCGCTCCCGCAGCGGCTGATCGGGACGGATCGGCTCGGTGGGCCGCACCCGCCACGCGAACAGGGCGAACACGGGTACTGCGACGGCGACGCCGAGGAGGACGCCGGCCCGCCAGCCGTACCGCGAGCCGACGAGCGCGGCGACCGGCGGCGCGGCGAGCCCCGCGATCGGGCCGCCCGCGACGTGGACGCCGATGGCGCGGCCGATGTCGTCGTACTGCTTGGCGAGGAACGTCGTCGCAACCGAGTAGTGGAGGCCGGCGCCCGCGCCGAGCAACACGGTGAACAGCATGAAGACAGCGATCGACGGGGAGACGGCGATCAGCAGCGAGGCGACCGCGGTGGCGCCCACGGCCGTCAGGATGACGGCGCGCTCCCCGTAGCGGTCGCCGAGCACGCCGGAGGGGAACTGCGCCAGCGCGTACGCCAGCCACATCCCCGAGAGGGCGAGCCCGACCGTCGCGTTCGTGACGCCGAACCGCGCCGTGATCTGCGGGACCAACGGACTGATGGCCAGCCGCGCGACCATCGTCGCGGTGAACGCGAGCGTACAGAGCGTGAGCGCCGTGTGCCGGTACCGCCAGTTCACGGTCGTCGTTCTCGACCCGGGTGGAAGCGGGTTCCGGTCGCGGCCAGCCGGGCCGGCTGTGGTGTGCGATCGACCACCGAGCGGCGACGAGATCGGCGACAGCGACGAGATCGGCGACAGCGACGAGATCGGCGACGGCGACGAGATCGGCGACGGCGACGAGATCGGCGACGGCGACGAGACCGGTGACGGGGACCCGTCAGACCTCGAACGCGATCGGGTACTCCGTGAGGTTCTCGTACCCGTCCTCGGTGACGACCACGAGGTCCTCGATCCGGACGCCGCCGACCTCGGGATCGTACAGGCCCGGCTCGACGGTGATCACGTGGCCGGGCTCCAGCTCGCCCCCGCCGCTCGCGAGCCGGGGGGACTCGTGGACGTCGAGGCCGATCCCGTGGCCGGTCGAGTGGATGAACCCCGTCTCCGTCTCGGGGTCGGTGCGGAACGTCGGCTCGCCGGCGTCCTCGTACACCTCGCAGGCCGCGGCGTGGACCTCCTCGCCGGTCGCGCCCGGCTCGACCG is drawn from Halorubrum sp. CBA1229 and contains these coding sequences:
- a CDS encoding helix-turn-helix domain-containing protein, translating into MTDTIQVQVAAATCDRCPVTALSERTTLRAVRVDPDDARVDFVADDSPADAPSELDLLEFAGRAHGRYELGRGGADREPRDGGDEGDGERGDHDPSDPDATSTPSDGGCTACACAGLPSAFSGFPVSPRETLIDEGELLATFVLTGYGELQAIVDAFGGAEVRRILVDRDTNDGRPDVVPVDLSDVTERQATVAAVAVEEGYFGPDGATADEIAAELGVAKSTVSEHLRLVTATVLSQLFGEGI
- a CDS encoding MFS transporter; the protein is MNWRYRHTALTLCTLAFTATMVARLAISPLVPQITARFGVTNATVGLALSGMWLAYALAQFPSGVLGDRYGERAVILTAVGATAVASLLIAVSPSIAVFMLFTVLLGAGAGLHYSVATTFLAKQYDDIGRAIGVHVAGGPIAGLAAPPVAALVGSRYGWRAGVLLGVAVAVPVFALFAWRVRPTEPIRPDQPLRERFALAPLVELLSRPSILYTTALATMGAFTWQATASFLPTFLEVGGGLSTALSALLFSLYFLVHGSTQPVTGSLSDRFGRDATAMGTMSAGIVGYGLLVATARFDLGLGPTVAAVGFVGVAMSWGAPVQSRFMDLLSDEERGAGFGLVRTAYMVIGASGSVVVGTISDVAGWEAAFGLLAGVMALGLAALLANRLLRLGY